A window of Clostridium taeniosporum genomic DNA:
AGTTCCTATAGTTCAAAAGGAAACAGGGGTATTTTTAGAATTTATGGTAAATATGAAGAAACCACTTAGAATTTTAGAACTTGGTACAGCAATAGGTTTTTCATCTATATTAATGTATGAATCAGCAACTACTAATCCAGATATTATAACTATTGAAAGAGATGAAAAAATGATAGAACTTGCTAAATTAAATTTGCAAAAGTTTAATTTAGAAGACAAGATTAAGATAGAACAAGGAGATTGTCTTGAGGTTTTAGAGAGATTAGAAGAATCTTTTGATTTAATATTTATGGATGCAGGTAAGGGACATTATAATCATTTTCTTCCAAATTGTTTAAGATTATTAAAGCAAGATGGAATTATTATAGCAGATAATGTTTTATTTAGAGGTATGGTGGCATCTGA
This region includes:
- a CDS encoding O-methyltransferase, producing the protein MSKITYDYMEDYIRGLIPERKGILKEIEDFARENGVPIVQKETGVFLEFMVNMKKPLRILELGTAIGFSSILMYESATTNPDIITIERDEKMIELAKLNLQKFNLEDKIKIEQGDCLEVLERLEESFDLIFMDAGKGHYNHFLPNCLRLLKQDGIIIADNVLFRGMVASDELVKRRKITIVKRMRTYLDMVNSDKELITTVIPMGDGIAVTKRR